The DNA region GACGTGATCGCGCGCATGTGGGGCAAGCGCTACATGGACAACGATCAACTCAACGTGCAGCCGGAGATCCCGGCCAACGCCACGGTCGATGTGCGGCTTGGCGGCGCCTACGAGCGCTTCTTCTGGTCGCTATCGGTGCAAAACCTGTTCGACGTGAACTACTACGACTACTCGATCGCGAGCGCGACGACGCGGGGCTACTACACGGCCTACCCGTCGCCGGGCCGCACCTTCGTCGTCCGCGCGGGGGCGACGTTCTAAAGGGCGATCGGACGAGCAACGTCTCGAGTGGGGCTTCTCCGCGTGTCGTGGCCGGGCTTGTCCCGGCCATCGACGCCTTGCATGCTTCCCGCTCGAAAGAAGTTGGATGCCCGGCACAAGGCTGGGCATCACAAATTGCGGCGAAGGCGTTCATGGCAGACGCAGGCTGCCGCCACGACGGCCCCGCGCGGGCAACAGGCTGTCATCTGGAAGAAGCGCGCGTGATCTAGATCAAGAAGGGCGGAACTCTCGCCTCTACAAAGTTCCTGGCCCGCAGCCGGCGGGTATCCCCTTGAGGAGAAGTGCCATGAAGAAATCTCTGCTCGCTCTCGCCGCCGTCGCTGCGGCGACCCTGGCCGCCGTTCCGGCCGAAGCCCGCGTGCGCGCCGGCACGCTAACCTGTCAGGTCGCGCCTGGTGTCGGTCTGATCGTCGGTTCGCAGCGCACGCTGGAATGTCAGTTCAAGTCACGGCGGCTCCGCGAGCGCTATACCGGCCAGGTCAACCGCATTGGGCTGGATATCGGCTTCACCTCTGGCCAACAGGTCGTGTGGGCGGTCTTCGCGTCGGCCCGCCCCGGCCGCGGCGCGCTCGCAGGCAACTACGTCGGCGCCACGGCGGAAGTATCGCTGGCGGCCGGTCTTGGCGCCAATGCGCTCGTCGGTGGTTTCCGGCGGTCGATTGCGTTGCAGCCGCTGTCGGTCGGCACGCAGACGGGCGTGAATCTGGCTGTCGCCGTGACCGGCCTTGATCTCGAATACGCCGGCCGCCGCCACTAAGGCGACGTCTGCGCACATCGCAAAAGGCCGCCCGCGAGGCGGCCTTTTTTCGTTTGGCTACAGCGGCGCCCATTCGACCGGCACCAACTCGTAGCCGGTGACGGTGCGGCTGATGTGGCCGCAGGCCGGGAAGGGGAAGTGGTACGCCTCGACCAGCATGCGGTCGGCGGTGGCCTGGTCGAGCATGCGTCGGCGGGCGGCCACCGCCATCGGGCCGTCCATGTCGAACGACGGCTGCCAATCAGGATGCCGGGCGAACAGATACGGATTGCGCACGGTATCGCTCATGGCGAGCATGGAGGCACCGCCGGAGTGGATCGCGAAG from Pseudolabrys taiwanensis includes:
- a CDS encoding DUF992 domain-containing protein yields the protein MKKSLLALAAVAAATLAAVPAEARVRAGTLTCQVAPGVGLIVGSQRTLECQFKSRRLRERYTGQVNRIGLDIGFTSGQQVVWAVFASARPGRGALAGNYVGATAEVSLAAGLGANALVGGFRRSIALQPLSVGTQTGVNLAVAVTGLDLEYAGRRH